The genome window TTGGTACTGCCTAAGGGTAAATGGCAGACAGCGCGGAGATGATTTTCAAATTGGCAGACTTCTGCGCCTTGTTGTGTCCAATGACCAGAGTTATGGACACGTGGTGCGATTTCATTGACCAGCAGTTCGCCATTCACATCAAAAAACTCCAGAGCTAACACACCAACATAATCTAAGCGTTTAGCGACGGCGGCAAACATGGTTTCTGCCTGTAATTGCAAATCCGGAGCATCGATGGCTGTAGATAAACTCAACACACCATCGACATGAATATTTTCAGCTAATGGATAGGTTTCAATATCACCGTTGGCATTTCTGGCTCCGACGAGTGAGACCTCACGTTGAAATGGAACAAACTGCTCGGCGACGATCGCTTGTTGCTTGGCATCATCGAGGCATGCTTGCATCTCCTTCCAAATGGCGTCGGCTTGTGCGCGATCTTTCAAGCGCCATTGTCCTTTGCCATCATAACCACCGAGCGCTGTTTTCAGCACCATAGGAATCCCCACAGTGTCGATCGCTTGCTCAAAATCCGCTCGCGTATGAATGATGGCGTAGGTTGCGTTTTTTACGCCAGCGTCATCAAGCAGCGCTTTTTCGATGCGGCGATCGCCACCGGCTTTAATCGCTTGTGAGGTTGGGAAGAATTTACCGCTTTTCTCACACGTCGCCAGAATGTCATCGGGGATATGTTCGAATTCCGCGGTAATCACATCACTATCTGCGATGGCTTGTTCAAGCGTTTGTGGTGTCGTCGCCTGAGTGAGTGGGTGCACGACACGGTTTGTGGTCACATCGTAAGCCGTTAATGTCAGATTGAGTGGCGCCCCAGCGAGAGACATCATGCGAGCCAGCTGTCCTGCACCTAAAACCAATACATGCATGCCTTATTCCTCTTCTGGGTTTGGATTGGCTAGAACCGTGTTGGTTTGTTCTGTGCGGAACGCTTCGACTTTTTGCATGACAGAGTCATCATGAGTACCAATAATTTGCGCCGCGAGAATGCCAGCGTTCGCCGCGCCAGAATCACCAATCGCTAGTGTGCCCACGGCAATCCCTTTTGGCATCTGCACGATGGAGAGTAGAGAGTCCATTCCTTTTAACGCACGCGATTTTACTGGCACACCTAGAACCGGAATACTGGTATAGGCCGCGGTCATCCCCGGTAAATGAGCCGCACCGCCCGCTCCGGCAATAATGACTTTGATTCCGCGTTCTTTCGCGCTGGTGGCATAATCTGCCAGAAGTTGGGGGGTTCGGTGCGCAGATACAACTTTGGTTTCGTAAGGAACACCAAACTTATCGAGCATTTCTGCCGCGAGTTTCATGGTTGGCCAATCGGATTGTGATCCCATGATAATTCCTACTTTCATCTCCAACTCCTGTAAACTTTTAAAATAAATAAGCGAACTGCCGGCATTATACGAGGATTTTATCATCAAGCAAACGTTTGCGCGCAAGATGGACCTCTGATTGACTATTACACGCAATTTGCTTTCGCTGATCAAACGAATAGTTTGTAAACTAGAGACAGATTTCTATGAATGAACAGGTCATGCCGTGAATAATATACAAGAGTCGGTATCCGCATTAGTGCGCGGTGAGGTGATTGCCTACCCAACGGAAGGGGTATTTGGTGTAGGATGTGATCCAGACAATCCGTTGGCAATACAAAAGCTTCTGACATTAAAGCAGCGTTCCAAGGAAAAAGGCTTGATTTTAATCGCTGCTAACTATGAACAGCTGTTGCCGTATGTGAATGAAAACGTACTAACAGAAGAGCAGCGTGCTCATGTAAAACAGACTTGGCCTGGGCCAGTGACGTGGATCATGCCCGCAAGCGAGCATGTCTCATCATGGGTGACAGGACAGTTTGACTCTGTGGCAGTGCGAGTGAGTGATCACCCTTTGGTCCAGTCTTTGTGTCAGGCTTATGGAAAACCGATTACCTCAACGAGCGCCAATCTGTCCGGGATGCCGCCGTGTATGACCACGCAGGACGTTGAACAGCAATTGCGTCATGGGCTGGGGGCGATATTAGCGGGTGAGACCGGGGGCCGAGAGAGGCCGACAGAAATTCGTGATGCGAAAACACTACATATAGTAAGGCAGGGGTAGGCAGCCAGTCCGCCTTCTAGCACAGGAGAAAACGATGACAGTAGTTAATAAAGAAGCCGTCAAAACCTTCTTGATGTCTTTGCAAGATGAGATTTGCCAACAGTTAGAGGCGATGGATGGTCATGCGACGTTTAAAGAAGACGCATGGACACGCGAACCCGGAGAAAAGTTAGGGGGTGGTGGCCGTTCACGGGTGCTGACCGATGGCGAGACGTTTGAACAAGGCGGTGTGAATTTTTCTCATGTGACTGGTAAGCAACTTCCCGCCTCGGCCACTGCACATCGCCCTGAATTAGCTGGGCGCAGTTTTGAAGCAATGGGAGTCTCATTAGTCATTCACCCCAATAACCCCTATGTGCCGACCTCTCATGCCAATGTGCGGTTCTTTATTGCCGAGAAAGAAGGCGAGGAGCCAGTATGGTGGTTTGGCGGTGGTTTTGATTTAACGCCATTTTATCCTTTTGATGAAGATTGTCAGTTTTGGCATCAAACCGCCAAAGATTTATGTGCACCATTCGGAGAGCATGTATACACGGAACATAAAGCATGGTGTGATAAATACTTTTATTTACCTCATCGTGAGGAAACCCGTGGCATCGGCGGATTGTTCTTCGATGATCTTAATGAATGGGGGTTTGATGCGTGTTTTGCCTATATGCAAGCCGTCGGTAAAGGATTTGCACAAGCTTACTTGCCCATTGTGCAGCAACGTAAGGCACTGCCTTTTGGTGAACGGGAAAGACAATTCCAACTTTATCGCCGTGGGCGCTATGTTGAGTTTAATCTCGTCTATGACCGTGGCACCCTGTTTGGCTTGCAATCCGGTGGTCGCACAGAGTCGATACTCATGTCGATGCCACCATTAGTGCGTTGGGAATATAACTATCGACCAGAAGACGATAGTGCAGAAGCTCGGTTGAATGACTATCTTACGCCACGAGAGTGGTGATAGGTATCCCTATCG of Vibrio zhugei contains these proteins:
- a CDS encoding 5-(carboxyamino)imidazole ribonucleotide synthase, whose product is MHVLVLGAGQLARMMSLAGAPLNLTLTAYDVTTNRVVHPLTQATTPQTLEQAIADSDVITAEFEHIPDDILATCEKSGKFFPTSQAIKAGGDRRIEKALLDDAGVKNATYAIIHTRADFEQAIDTVGIPMVLKTALGGYDGKGQWRLKDRAQADAIWKEMQACLDDAKQQAIVAEQFVPFQREVSLVGARNANGDIETYPLAENIHVDGVLSLSTAIDAPDLQLQAETMFAAVAKRLDYVGVLALEFFDVNGELLVNEIAPRVHNSGHWTQQGAEVCQFENHLRAVCHLPLGSTKLVRETAMINILGEDSLPPELMAMEGCHIHWYGKSQRPGRKMGHINLTADYPGQLQRKLCEIANYLDKQAFPAVHRLAKDIQD
- the purE gene encoding 5-(carboxyamino)imidazole ribonucleotide mutase, encoding MKVGIIMGSQSDWPTMKLAAEMLDKFGVPYETKVVSAHRTPQLLADYATSAKERGIKVIIAGAGGAAHLPGMTAAYTSIPVLGVPVKSRALKGMDSLLSIVQMPKGIAVGTLAIGDSGAANAGILAAQIIGTHDDSVMQKVEAFRTEQTNTVLANPNPEEE
- a CDS encoding Sua5/YciO/YrdC/YwlC family protein; protein product: MNNIQESVSALVRGEVIAYPTEGVFGVGCDPDNPLAIQKLLTLKQRSKEKGLILIAANYEQLLPYVNENVLTEEQRAHVKQTWPGPVTWIMPASEHVSSWVTGQFDSVAVRVSDHPLVQSLCQAYGKPITSTSANLSGMPPCMTTQDVEQQLRHGLGAILAGETGGRERPTEIRDAKTLHIVRQG
- the hemF gene encoding oxygen-dependent coproporphyrinogen oxidase codes for the protein MTVVNKEAVKTFLMSLQDEICQQLEAMDGHATFKEDAWTREPGEKLGGGGRSRVLTDGETFEQGGVNFSHVTGKQLPASATAHRPELAGRSFEAMGVSLVIHPNNPYVPTSHANVRFFIAEKEGEEPVWWFGGGFDLTPFYPFDEDCQFWHQTAKDLCAPFGEHVYTEHKAWCDKYFYLPHREETRGIGGLFFDDLNEWGFDACFAYMQAVGKGFAQAYLPIVQQRKALPFGERERQFQLYRRGRYVEFNLVYDRGTLFGLQSGGRTESILMSMPPLVRWEYNYRPEDDSAEARLNDYLTPREW